The DNA region AACTACTTTGATGCCATAACAAGTATTCAGTCAAAGTTTCAACTAATTAAAGTgacttgattttatttaaaaaaaatgtttccagaTTACCTTGATAGAAGACTTACCGAGGAAAATATGCCATCAATGTGTTCAAACTGTGAACTACATCCATTCCTTCTATCAACGAATAAGCCGGAACGAAAGTATGTTACAAAAGAGATTCAACGAAAGTATGGACAGTATCAATGAAGATAACAATTCAAATGGTCACGACCAATTAATCTTACATGAAACTTTTAAAAGTGATGATCCTGCTGATGTAGAAATGACTGTCAAAACTGTTTACAAAGGCAACGATTCAATATCTAATATCAGAACACAAAGTGAAAAGGAAAACGTTTGTAATTCTAGAACAGATAGTAAAAGTATCAAAAAAGAAAGTGAGacagtaaatataaaaattgttaaaagaaaaaagaaaaatattactgAGATGGGCCAAGAAGAAAGGATTGGTAACCAAAGCTTGGAGCTAAATCATGAAATAGAAATAAGTTTGGATCCTGGGGACGATGTACCGTTATCAGTGTTGaaagaaaacaaaatgaaaataaCGGATTTCAATGTTAATAACTTAACAAATAAGTTTAAATGTCTTACATGCTTCGAAGTATTCAGCAATCAATTGGAATTACTCAGACATTACAGACATATTGAGTTAGAGAAATTCAACAAGAACAACGATTCGTTAAACACAGATATAAAACccattaaatataaaatgttaaCGGAAACGGATGGCAGTGTAATTTATAAATGTGAGAGGTGCTATAAAAAGTACAAACTTAAGAAGTACATTGATCGACATATCAAAAGTCATATTGAAAGGAGACCTTTCTTATGTAAATTATGTGGTAAGGatggttttatttttgaaatatgtaTGCAGCACTTTGGAAATCTCCTTTTTTGAAGCTAGTTAAAAACATCTCAATAGCTCACTGGTTTAGAGCTAGACTTACATAAGTTAGACACTAAGCTAAATCTTATGGCAAAGATTTAgcagattatattatgtatagtttaATGTCTACCATAGAAATTCTCATAGACTTTTTCTGACTTAATTCACAATTATCATAAGCTAGCTTCGGTAGCTTATTtacgaatttttttttgaaaattgtaggacaaaccaacaaacaatcacactttcgcatttataatatgagtagggaTGTATGTGAAGTACTACGCGAGGTTAGGGTCAGTCAGTTTTAACACAGTTTAAGTTATAAACTAGtagaaacataaaataaagtgtGACTTGTAGGTAAAACATATCAGACTGCATCCATAATAGTGGCTCACGGTAAGATGCACAGTGGGCAAATGTATATGTGTGCGTACCAGTGTGGCTACAGATCCGTACACAAACACGTTGTGATGGACCACGAGAAACGACACAGGAAGGAATACAAGGTGAGGACGCCTTTATGTCACTGTATTGTACAGTGCACATATGCACTaaccacacacacacaaacacacacctgGGAGTGgggttctttgattttccgggatatattATATGCTTACCTAACCGGTATTGGTATAGTTATTTTCGTAAAATGCGTAGAAGCTTCGCTTCTTCCAGGCGTCTTTGGatcatgaatttttttattgttatcaaCACTATTACTATCATATCATCTttcagtgcgacaaggctctcttggcacttcaatgacattgacaggggggcgctgttggagaacaaaggcttaaatTATTCagacaagaacaaaggggggacacttgacggcaacgtcagttccgattttcgccacgcgccaagatagccttgtcgcactgtacaaatCTAACATTAcggacaatcaataagagtatcttgttacctattttaaataaatttggctttgactttgactttacagtACAAATGCGAGACGTGTGGCAAAGGGTTCCAAGTGCGTACTTCGTACCAGCAGCATCAGAACATACATAATGACGTCAAGCCCTTCCAATGTGACCAGTGCGAAAAGACCTTCCATTTACACAAGTAAGTACAATAgccggcagaaagtaatgtacatcgatctttaggagataccggatttgtagagcattgagatcgacaaaacgtcatataggtatgagtaagccgtgtactgtaatatatattttgttttaatggcaaaggaaaacatcatgaggaattgcatgcttgagagttctccatcaaaggcgtctgaagtctgccaatccgcacagaGCCTGTTATTGCTTAGCCCAGGATCGAAGCCCCGTCTTCCCTCCCCTCCcttgtgtttaataaaaactaattttatatttaatttagatatCTCATGACACATAAGAGCAGCGTTCACCCACAATCGTCGCGCCGCAAGCCGTGGGTGTGCAAGCACTGCGGCATGCCGTGCGACTCCAAACATAGCCTCAACCTGCATCTGAAGGTGAGGGAACCCCTGGATCTCTTAGGGAAtgtggtaaataatgacgtcacatagTAGCTACTAGAGAGAGAGCGTGTTAGTTTTGACAATTTACGGTGTCAAAAAATGTGTATCCATTGTATACGCGACAGAAATGAAACTTctaatataaacaaaattaaatatttgtaaTTGTAAAAATGGATGTCATTTTTACATATATTATCACCTTGAGAAACCTCAAAAGAGCCATCTGTacatatattttatatgtaggtatgtatccGCCTGTTGGGATTAAAAATTTATATCATCTTCGTAATCCGCACCTGAGTATTGAGTAACTTCGTAAATAACACTGACTATTCGTTAGAAACCTTATTTATTCTAATAGAGCaataatagcaatttgcgggatttatagcTACCTGCATCCAAACTGCATCTTTTtattgctaatattctttaaaaaaaaaaaaaaaacccttgaTAAAATGCCTCATTATACTTTCAGCAAGGCCATGGTATAGTCACCACGAAGCCGTCACTGTGTGATATTTGCGGCAAAGTGGTGAGGGATAAGTATCAGTTGCGGCAACACAAACGAGCCGTGCATTTGAAAATAAGGCCTTACACTTGTGGGTAAGTTAACATACTTCCGTGACTAATATTCTCCCTTCTCCTCGCCTTAAATACGCACGCATTCACGCACACACGTACGCACACATGCACCACGCACGCAGGCACAAACGGTGCACAAGAAAATAAGGCCTTTCTTGCGCTTAGATTATTAGAATAACCTCTGCTCTGGTTCTTAATGGATCTGGCTATCTATATTTTAGTAATTTGTATTAAATTGAAATAGCCAAGAAAAAAATACgagaaaaattgttttttctatATTCAAAGTAAAAATGAACATTTAAGGAATCAATTATTCAATGACCAAGATggtaattgaataaatgattaattaaaaaaaatctatgcaCACTAGGCTTTAGCCTTCCTACTACTACTAGACACACATAAAAGGCTAGGTACATAacgttacaaaaaaaatctgccgaaatttacataaaaaaaaaaaaacaatatgggTCTCATTTCCCATGTCATGATTCTATTCGGATTACATTGCGAAAATTATGtccattttcaaatccaagatggctaaCTTTTAGTAAATCTGAAGTTTCACTTCTTCCCCGTGTACATACACGctcccgtttttttttaatattttatggttATAAAAGTGTTGTAATTTATTCGATTGTTTCAGCTTTTGTGACAAATCTTTTCAAAAGAAGTACACACTGAAGGTGCACGAACAGACGCACACTGGCAAGCGGTACCGCTGCGGCGTGTGCGACCGCCTGTTCACGCGCAACGATACGCTCGCAAGGCATTTGAATAAGTgagtatttttttagggttccgtaacctcaaaaggaaaaacggaacccttataggatcactttgttgtctgtctgtctgtcaataaacctacagggtacttcccgttgacctagaa from Maniola hyperantus chromosome 23, iAphHyp1.2, whole genome shotgun sequence includes:
- the LOC117993256 gene encoding zinc finger protein 383-like, with the translated sequence MKMESTCRLCLSESPDALEDLWEGCDVLDKLSTSLFHHITLIEDLPRKICHQCVQTVNYIHSFYQRISRNESMLQKRFNESMDSINEDNNSNGHDQLILHETFKSDDPADVEMTVKTVYKGNDSISNIRTQSEKENVCNSRTDSKSIKKESETVNIKIVKRKKKNITEMGQEERIGNQSLELNHEIEISLDPGDDVPLSVLKENKMKITDFNVNNLTNKFKCLTCFEVFSNQLELLRHYRHIELEKFNKNNDSLNTDIKPIKYKMLTETDGSVIYKCERCYKKYKLKKYIDRHIKSHIERRPFLCKLCGKTYQTASIIVAHGKMHSGQMYMCAYQCGYRSVHKHVVMDHEKRHRKEYKYKCETCGKGFQVRTSYQQHQNIHNDVKPFQCDQCEKTFHLHKYLMTHKSSVHPQSSRRKPWVCKHCGMPCDSKHSLNLHLKQGHGIVTTKPSLCDICGKVVRDKYQLRQHKRAVHLKIRPYTCGFCDKSFQKKYTLKVHEQTHTGKRYRCGVCDRLFTRNDTLARHLNNCHTDSKNKCQKCDKTFPTKLKLAAHQKICTSFSREDSQTQ